The Pseudanabaena galeata CCNP1313 genome includes a region encoding these proteins:
- a CDS encoding ABC transporter substrate-binding protein, giving the protein MQISRRKFLRQTAYAASAIASASTLAACGIFENSPQESESGEEDVERPVTQDKRTLYIYGWATYINNQEVLEEFTKETGIKVVGDAYDSNEVMLAKLEASGGRSGYSIIYPSDYMVTQMRDLKLLAPLNKKLLPNIKNIAPNYLELPHDPGSIFSIPVSLGTTGIAYNVEAVNSVIGEEPFDWNYLWEHKEKLRITLVNDPREVMGMALHILGHSYNTKETEKIEQAFQKLKELMPAIANFTTDAWRDPLASGDLMMCMAFSGDAISMARQDPNIKYVLPNNGTSIWTDTMAIPRGASNIEGAHEWINYVMRPEVAAKISDANSFGTTNKLAKTMIPDDLKAIKALEPSDAITARSDRITKLDPEVLQIYEGFWTRLTTGLG; this is encoded by the coding sequence ATGCAAATCTCTCGGCGAAAATTTCTTAGACAAACAGCCTATGCTGCATCAGCGATCGCTAGTGCTTCAACCCTTGCCGCCTGCGGCATTTTTGAGAACAGTCCCCAAGAAAGTGAGTCTGGTGAAGAGGATGTAGAGCGCCCAGTGACTCAGGATAAACGAACCCTCTATATCTATGGTTGGGCTACCTACATTAACAACCAAGAGGTTTTAGAGGAATTCACAAAGGAAACTGGGATTAAAGTTGTTGGAGATGCCTATGACTCTAATGAAGTTATGCTAGCCAAGCTAGAGGCTTCTGGTGGGCGATCGGGTTATAGCATCATTTATCCTAGCGATTATATGGTGACGCAGATGCGGGATTTAAAGCTGCTTGCGCCCCTGAATAAAAAGTTATTACCCAATATCAAAAATATCGCACCCAATTATTTAGAACTACCCCACGATCCCGGCTCAATATTTAGTATTCCTGTAAGTTTGGGGACAACAGGGATTGCTTACAATGTCGAGGCGGTTAATTCGGTGATAGGGGAAGAACCATTTGATTGGAATTACCTATGGGAACACAAAGAAAAACTGCGGATTACCCTTGTTAATGATCCGCGCGAAGTGATGGGCATGGCTTTACATATTCTTGGTCATTCTTACAACACCAAAGAAACCGAAAAGATTGAGCAAGCTTTCCAAAAACTAAAGGAATTGATGCCTGCGATCGCCAACTTCACCACCGACGCATGGCGCGATCCTCTTGCTTCAGGCGATCTGATGATGTGCATGGCTTTTTCAGGTGACGCGATTAGCATGGCAAGACAAGATCCAAACATCAAATATGTGCTGCCCAATAACGGTACATCAATTTGGACAGATACCATGGCGATCCCCAGAGGTGCATCAAATATCGAAGGCGCTCATGAGTGGATTAATTATGTAATGCGTCCTGAAGTTGCCGCTAAAATTAGCGATGCGAATAGTTTTGGCACAACTAATAAATTGGCAAAAACAATGATTCCTGATGACCTAAAAGCGATTAAGGCTCTAGAACCATCAGATGCGATTACCGCCAGAAGCGATCGCATTACCAAGCTCGATCCTGAAGTTCTCCAAATATATGAAGGTTTTTGGACGCGCTTAACTACAGGTTTAGGATAA
- a CDS encoding ABC transporter ATP-binding protein: MAQSTTAKQFATPTGTVPDVELQRVFKMFGTNTVVQGVDLQVQRGELFSILGPSGCGKTTLLRLVAGFEEPSAGEVLIQGNPMTYIPAYQRPVNTVFQSYALFGHMTIFDNVAFGLSVKGVPKPEIQQRAKDALKQVRLDHMSDRYPSQISGGQQQRVALARALVNRPKVILLDEPLAALDFKLRKELQVELSNLQYELGISFIMVTHDQSEALAISSRIAVMNQGRIEQIGTPSEVYDRPSSAFVADFVGETNLFECRVIEQDGAFVELRSSTGLAIVAAKPRHWLPIPEAVVSVRPEKIKLSTEYPNQPYNTYRGILNNVLYLGDHSQFVVDLHASENVPPVRVMLVRSNHQGERTPPFDSQVYVSWMPEDCVALPKTTVAT; this comes from the coding sequence ATGGCTCAGTCAACCACTGCTAAACAGTTTGCCACCCCAACGGGTACAGTTCCCGATGTGGAGCTACAGCGAGTATTTAAAATGTTCGGGACAAATACCGTTGTCCAAGGTGTCGATCTGCAAGTCCAGCGCGGTGAGCTTTTTAGCATTTTGGGTCCATCAGGTTGTGGCAAAACCACTTTACTAAGACTAGTTGCAGGCTTTGAAGAGCCATCAGCAGGTGAAGTGCTGATTCAAGGCAATCCGATGACCTATATTCCCGCCTATCAGCGACCTGTAAATACGGTTTTCCAAAGCTATGCTCTTTTTGGGCATATGACTATTTTTGATAATGTTGCGTTTGGCTTGTCAGTTAAAGGTGTGCCTAAGCCAGAAATTCAGCAAAGGGCTAAGGATGCACTCAAGCAAGTACGACTCGATCACATGAGCGATCGCTATCCTAGTCAAATATCAGGTGGTCAGCAGCAACGGGTTGCCCTCGCACGCGCCCTCGTCAACCGTCCCAAAGTAATTTTGTTAGATGAGCCATTAGCGGCGCTAGATTTTAAACTCCGTAAAGAACTGCAAGTAGAACTGTCAAACTTACAGTACGAGTTGGGTATTTCCTTTATTATGGTTACCCACGATCAAAGTGAAGCTTTGGCAATTTCCTCGCGAATTGCGGTCATGAACCAAGGTCGAATTGAGCAAATTGGTACTCCCTCAGAAGTTTACGATCGCCCTTCTTCAGCATTTGTCGCCGATTTTGTGGGTGAAACAAATTTGTTTGAATGTCGAGTGATCGAGCAGGATGGTGCATTTGTCGAGTTGCGATCATCTACAGGTTTAGCGATCGTAGCGGCAAAACCTAGGCATTGGCTGCCGATTCCCGAAGCCGTGGTCAGTGTGCGTCCCGAAAAAATCAAGCTTTCTACCGAATATCCTAATCAGCCTTACAATACCTATCGCGGTATTCTTAATAATGTCTTGTATCTAGGTGATCACTCTCAGTTTGTTGTGGATCTACATGCTAGCGAAAATGTACCGCCTGTCAGAGTCATGCTAGTACGTTCTAATCACCAAGGCGAAAGGACTCCTCCCTTTGATAGTCAGGTTTATGTCTCATGGATGCCTGAAGATTGTGTTGCTCTTCCTAAAACTACAGTCGCGACCTAA
- a CDS encoding NAD(P)/FAD-dependent oxidoreductase encodes MTRICILGGGFGGLYTALNLSRLPWAVMPEIILIDKSDRFLFTPFLYELVTGEMQEWEVAPTFTELLADTGIQFVQGLVTSIDLETKQVEINIGQPSVLTYDRLVLAIGGETPMNLVDGAAEYAIPFRNLNDFYRLNSKLELLEASDHDKIRVCIAGGGSSGVELACKIADRLKDRGRVRLVDRNNKILSNSTDANRKIAELALSQRGVWTDLNTRVLQVNDGEVTLDYSDGSDILPVDIVMWTVGSTFSKMLQNLPLEHGRQGAIATESTLQVKDYPDVFAIGDLASCFDSNSSLVPATAQVAFQQSQYCAWNIWASLNQKALVPFSYIPLGEFISLGIDGATASIFGKFSIDGLPAHVMRRLAYLLRMPTLQHQWKIGSYWLTKPLIEMFRKSVN; translated from the coding sequence ATGACACGAATTTGTATTCTTGGTGGTGGTTTTGGCGGTTTGTATACTGCGCTTAATCTATCTCGCTTACCTTGGGCGGTCATGCCTGAAATTATCCTGATCGATAAAAGCGATCGCTTCTTATTTACGCCATTTCTCTATGAGCTAGTCACAGGCGAAATGCAGGAATGGGAGGTTGCCCCAACATTTACCGAATTACTTGCCGATACTGGTATTCAATTTGTGCAGGGTTTAGTTACTAGTATTGATCTTGAAACTAAGCAAGTAGAAATTAATATTGGTCAGCCTAGTGTTTTGACCTACGATCGCCTTGTATTAGCGATCGGTGGAGAAACCCCGATGAACCTTGTCGATGGTGCGGCGGAATATGCAATTCCATTCCGCAATCTCAATGACTTCTATCGCCTTAATAGCAAATTAGAATTATTAGAAGCATCCGATCATGACAAAATCCGCGTCTGTATCGCAGGTGGTGGCAGCAGTGGCGTAGAACTCGCCTGTAAAATTGCCGATCGCCTTAAAGATCGTGGTCGCGTTCGTCTAGTTGATCGCAATAACAAAATTTTAAGTAACTCCACAGACGCAAATCGTAAAATTGCGGAACTTGCCCTCTCGCAACGTGGTGTCTGGACTGATCTCAATACGCGAGTTTTACAGGTAAATGATGGTGAAGTTACCCTTGACTACAGCGATGGTAGTGATATCTTACCCGTTGACATTGTGATGTGGACAGTGGGTAGCACCTTCTCGAAAATGCTTCAAAATCTACCACTTGAGCATGGTCGGCAAGGAGCGATCGCCACGGAGTCAACCCTACAAGTTAAGGACTACCCTGATGTATTTGCGATCGGTGACTTAGCAAGTTGTTTTGACTCGAATTCTAGCCTTGTCCCTGCTACCGCACAGGTAGCCTTCCAGCAGTCTCAATATTGTGCTTGGAACATTTGGGCAAGCCTGAATCAAAAAGCATTGGTTCCCTTTAGCTATATTCCCCTCGGAGAGTTTATTAGTTTAGGGATTGATGGCGCAACTGCCTCCATTTTTGGCAAGTTCAGTATTGATGGATTACCCGCCCATGTGATGCGGCGATTAGCATATTTATTGAGAATGCCCACCCTACAGCATCAATGGAAGATTGGCTCATATTGGTTGACCAAACCTTTGATTGAGATGTTTAGAAAATCCGTAAATTAG
- a CDS encoding hybrid sensor histidine kinase/response regulator — protein sequence MVKSVLLAQLSEEQSLMWHNALSSHQLEVWAAPEAEDLLKLLDQKRQTKQGLPQLIISDIGIRYGGGTSLLATELCKWCADHAPELKVLLVNPRQSQIKEVEKRWAIRRGAIDLLPKISLENLNSAFKVAAQALAIEIKPEALTSAISNLKLQQYQPDRGAVKGKNIRQTATQELARKMAMIPLMVMASEPEMESVSSIDSNSSQGLKRQLALDSTISELNLYSTKVDLSKTGDFTSQLFKSDPLLPALIVYDREQYVGMLSRRRFLECLSRPYALELFTKRPLRVLYEQIPPEVLKLHGNTSIVMAAQMALGRSSDEIYEPVIVHLDTDTYAVLDVHDLLLEQSHIHELATKLLREQTQTTMFQTEKMASLGQIVAEVSHDIRNPVSAIYGNTECLLTYIEGVMQILRAYEKEYGISSTVISETLEAVDWDFVRSDLPQVVKSIQSGSKYLRRLVDTLQSLSHMEDHANPEAISLIDCVESSLTILSGRIRNVQIIKNFIDLPKINGYSDRLIQVFMNLISNSLDALVDLRAHPDLIRQRDHLLVKEESSGNVQTEITWQPLVMITSAIAEIDNRNWISIKVADNGMGIPKEIQDRIFDNFFTTKGQGHGTGLGLAICHQIITQQHNGKIVLRSPYLNNQGDVTIGTEFEVLLPIKF from the coding sequence GTGGTCAAATCTGTTTTATTGGCTCAGCTATCAGAAGAGCAATCTCTGATGTGGCACAATGCCCTATCCTCTCACCAACTGGAAGTATGGGCTGCACCTGAAGCCGAAGACTTACTTAAATTGCTTGATCAAAAGCGGCAGACAAAACAGGGTTTACCGCAACTGATTATTTCTGATATTGGCATTCGCTATGGGGGTGGGACTTCTTTACTTGCTACTGAGCTTTGCAAATGGTGCGCCGATCATGCACCTGAATTAAAAGTTTTATTGGTTAATCCTCGCCAATCCCAAATCAAAGAAGTGGAAAAACGTTGGGCAATTCGTCGTGGTGCGATCGATTTATTGCCAAAGATATCTCTAGAAAACTTAAATTCTGCTTTTAAGGTGGCTGCTCAAGCATTAGCGATCGAGATTAAACCCGAAGCATTAACCTCTGCAATTAGCAATCTTAAGTTGCAACAGTATCAACCCGATCGCGGCGCGGTTAAGGGTAAGAATATTCGACAAACAGCAACCCAAGAGTTAGCCCGTAAGATGGCGATGATTCCACTGATGGTGATGGCAAGTGAACCAGAGATGGAATCAGTTAGTAGTATTGATAGTAATTCATCACAAGGGCTAAAGCGTCAATTGGCTCTTGACTCGACCATCTCCGAGTTGAATTTGTACAGTACCAAGGTTGATTTGTCTAAAACAGGGGATTTTACAAGTCAACTTTTTAAAAGTGATCCTCTACTACCTGCACTCATTGTTTACGATCGTGAGCAGTATGTGGGCATGTTGTCTCGCCGCCGATTTTTAGAATGTTTGAGTCGTCCCTATGCCCTCGAACTATTTACCAAAAGACCATTGAGAGTCCTCTACGAGCAAATCCCCCCTGAAGTTCTGAAATTGCATGGTAATACTTCGATAGTGATGGCTGCTCAGATGGCGTTAGGGAGATCTAGCGATGAAATTTATGAACCAGTGATTGTCCATCTAGATACTGATACTTATGCGGTACTTGATGTCCATGATTTGTTGCTAGAGCAGTCCCATATTCATGAATTAGCCACCAAATTGTTGCGTGAGCAAACCCAAACAACAATGTTCCAAACTGAGAAGATGGCAAGTTTGGGGCAAATTGTGGCTGAGGTGTCCCACGACATTCGCAATCCTGTATCAGCAATTTATGGAAACACTGAATGCCTCTTAACTTACATCGAAGGGGTAATGCAAATTTTAAGAGCCTATGAAAAGGAATATGGAATTTCGTCAACAGTAATTAGTGAAACCCTTGAGGCTGTTGATTGGGATTTTGTGCGTTCTGACTTACCGCAGGTGGTGAAGAGTATCCAATCTGGGTCAAAGTATTTGCGGCGACTGGTTGACACTTTGCAATCTTTATCGCATATGGAGGATCATGCTAATCCTGAGGCTATTAGTTTGATTGACTGTGTGGAAAGCAGTTTGACAATTCTTAGTGGCAGGATTAGGAATGTTCAGATTATCAAAAATTTCATCGATCTTCCCAAAATCAATGGATATAGCGATCGCCTAATTCAGGTGTTTATGAATCTGATTAGTAATTCTCTTGATGCATTGGTTGATTTAAGGGCTCATCCTGATTTGATCAGGCAACGTGATCATCTTCTTGTCAAAGAAGAGAGTAGCGGTAATGTCCAGACAGAAATTACATGGCAGCCGTTGGTGATGATCACATCAGCGATCGCGGAAATTGATAATCGTAATTGGATATCGATTAAAGTTGCGGATAATGGGATGGGAATTCCCAAGGAAATCCAAGATCGCATTTTTGATAATTTCTTTACTACCAAGGGTCAAGGGCATGGCACTGGGTTGGGTTTAGCAATTTGCCATCAAATTATTACGCAGCAGCACAATGGCAAAATTGTTTTGCGATCGCCTTATCTCAATAATCAAGGTGATGTCACGATTGGTACTGAGTTTGAAGTGTTGTTACCAATTAAGTTCTAA
- a CDS encoding DUF3386 domain-containing protein, translating to MTITAERINAAFLFQTAYENRYTWDANFTGFTATAQLTQNGLVHQADVTISPELKVSVANANSSEAEKAIYGQMQEIVIHRVHRSFENVHGKNEFSYGDSDESGEVLILVGGASAGDRYKVKDKIVTMVHRHIHGTVVTINVLSTFDTGKGYLPMDYNSFYSKPNDPDSISPMQHHHDEYADFGNYFIMTSRTVSTDGDAQPQEFKLTNIVLLSNLGLG from the coding sequence ATGACAATTACAGCCGAACGAATTAATGCCGCGTTTCTATTTCAAACCGCCTATGAGAATCGCTACACTTGGGATGCGAACTTCACAGGTTTTACAGCAACAGCACAACTTACCCAAAATGGACTTGTGCATCAAGCGGATGTCACTATTTCTCCAGAACTCAAAGTTAGCGTTGCTAACGCTAACAGCAGCGAAGCTGAGAAAGCAATCTATGGGCAGATGCAAGAGATTGTAATCCACCGAGTTCATCGTAGTTTTGAGAATGTCCATGGCAAGAATGAGTTTAGCTATGGTGATAGTGATGAATCAGGTGAAGTTTTGATTTTGGTTGGTGGTGCATCCGCAGGCGATCGCTATAAGGTCAAAGACAAGATTGTAACTATGGTGCATCGCCATATTCATGGAACCGTGGTTACGATTAATGTGCTTTCTACTTTTGACACTGGAAAAGGCTATTTGCCAATGGATTACAATTCCTTTTACTCCAAGCCTAATGATCCAGATTCCATTAGTCCTATGCAACATCATCATGATGAATACGCGGACTTTGGGAATTATTTCATCATGACTTCTCGCACTGTCAGTACCGATGGTGATGCTCAACCGCAGGAGTTTAAGTTGACAAATATTGTTTTGTTATCTAACCTCGGCTTGGGTTAA
- a CDS encoding MotA/TolQ/ExbB proton channel family protein produces the protein MSKLFDTLLAGGITIIPLMICSFLVITLAIERSLFWRSVKKHQRRIASQALLIYQESPNQAEDFLRQHNELAIARIYLEAISIPESTPVEFALALDAKTQSEVPSLKRFNNVFEIIVGLAPLLGLLGTVTGLIASFGSLTLGDVGGSKSLNVTGGISEALISTAVGLIVAVMALIAASIFRSLYAQQVAYLDECCSQLELQHLRSHRQQTHQQVKAHV, from the coding sequence ATGTCTAAATTGTTCGATACCTTGTTAGCAGGCGGGATTACGATTATCCCGCTCATGATTTGCTCTTTTTTGGTCATTACTTTGGCGATTGAGCGATCGCTATTTTGGAGAAGCGTCAAAAAGCACCAGCGACGCATTGCTAGTCAAGCCTTGCTTATTTATCAAGAAAGCCCTAACCAAGCAGAAGATTTTCTGCGTCAGCATAACGAATTAGCGATCGCCCGCATTTATTTAGAGGCCATATCGATCCCCGAATCTACACCCGTCGAATTTGCCCTAGCCCTTGATGCCAAAACTCAGTCAGAAGTCCCTAGTCTCAAACGATTCAACAATGTTTTTGAAATTATTGTAGGACTAGCTCCTCTATTGGGATTGCTTGGTACTGTGACAGGATTAATCGCCTCCTTTGGCTCACTTACCCTTGGTGATGTTGGTGGTTCTAAGTCCCTTAATGTTACAGGTGGTATTAGTGAAGCGCTTATTTCTACTGCGGTTGGTTTGATAGTGGCGGTAATGGCTTTGATTGCTGCAAGTATATTTCGCTCACTCTATGCCCAACAGGTTGCCTATTTAGATGAATGTTGCTCTCAATTGGAATTACAACACCTGCGATCGCATCGCCAACAGACTCATCAACAGGTAAAAGCTCATGTCTAG
- a CDS encoding ExbD/TolR family protein gives MSRRLRRRHENELANQPIEIKNILPLMDVIFALLTFFVISTLFLNRTEGLPVSLPKAQSGTIQKNPARATISINEKTEVFLNKQKIGLNEVGDRVKQLLEPDQELIVILNADRVVHHGDVVQVMDQLRQIPRVKMAIATKNN, from the coding sequence ATGTCTAGAAGACTCCGCCGCCGCCATGAGAACGAGCTAGCTAACCAACCCATTGAGATCAAAAATATTTTGCCTCTCATGGATGTGATTTTTGCCTTGCTAACCTTTTTTGTGATCTCTACTTTATTTCTCAATCGTACTGAGGGATTACCCGTCAGTCTCCCCAAAGCTCAGTCAGGAACAATCCAAAAAAATCCTGCTCGCGCCACGATTAGCATTAATGAAAAGACAGAAGTATTTCTCAATAAGCAAAAAATTGGTCTTAATGAAGTTGGCGATCGCGTCAAACAATTATTAGAACCAGACCAAGAACTGATCGTTATTCTCAATGCTGATCGCGTTGTCCATCATGGTGATGTGGTGCAAGTCATGGATCAACTCCGCCAAATCCCCCGAGTCAAAATGGCGATCGCCACTAAAAACAATTAA
- a CDS encoding energy transducer TonB family protein, with amino-acid sequence MHEPILVNALTKKENKALTSLLFIGLVGSTCVHAAVMIAPVPTLWKTASKDSDDIIEIVVEATQSTEDKVPEIAKELEPIPPVNEEIPQIEAAPVAIALAPETIAPVKEGKDAAASDDLKPLTTQNTSDVKVPQGGGPIIANNGIGSGFGNSKIPTGFILGGKKNGNPDGKKNGVIDGVTNGKPDSKGTQTSALPPAPSVEAKAVKLECLSCPKPQYRGKEGTPRVTYDITPDGRVINVRLRQSSGDEQTDRETLEAMSKWQFNPQTVPEGGRANVRVRITFEEEGSKFQRQNEERRRQESERLAAQEAEQRRLAAERRQREAESLKPTAVTIPVNPEPVRSPESQINSPEPVTTPVQPIINSPAPTVTEPVVQQLIEPVVDNPSPIAPSSPSIEATPTPDKTPSSP; translated from the coding sequence ATGCATGAACCTATACTTGTTAACGCTCTAACAAAAAAAGAGAACAAAGCTTTAACTTCCCTACTATTCATTGGATTGGTCGGCTCTACCTGTGTTCATGCAGCAGTTATGATCGCACCAGTACCTACACTATGGAAAACAGCTAGCAAAGATTCAGATGACATCATCGAAATTGTGGTTGAAGCAACCCAATCCACTGAAGACAAGGTTCCCGAAATTGCCAAAGAACTAGAACCAATCCCGCCCGTAAATGAAGAAATTCCCCAGATTGAAGCTGCTCCCGTAGCGATCGCCCTTGCGCCTGAGACGATCGCACCCGTAAAAGAAGGTAAAGATGCTGCAGCTTCTGATGATTTAAAGCCATTAACAACCCAAAACACCAGTGATGTTAAAGTGCCACAGGGAGGCGGTCCAATTATTGCCAATAATGGAATTGGTTCTGGTTTTGGCAATAGCAAAATCCCGACAGGATTTATTCTTGGAGGTAAAAAGAATGGTAATCCCGATGGCAAGAAAAATGGTGTCATTGACGGAGTAACGAATGGCAAACCCGATAGTAAAGGTACTCAAACTAGTGCTTTGCCTCCCGCCCCCTCCGTAGAAGCTAAAGCGGTAAAACTTGAATGCCTCAGTTGCCCTAAACCTCAGTATCGTGGCAAAGAAGGCACTCCCAGAGTTACCTATGACATTACCCCCGATGGTAGGGTTATTAATGTGCGACTGCGCCAGTCGAGCGGCGATGAGCAAACCGATCGCGAAACCCTCGAAGCAATGAGCAAATGGCAATTTAATCCGCAAACTGTGCCTGAGGGTGGTCGAGCTAATGTGAGAGTGCGGATCACCTTTGAAGAAGAAGGTTCTAAATTTCAACGCCAGAACGAGGAGCGTCGTCGTCAGGAATCTGAGCGATTAGCAGCGCAAGAGGCTGAGCAAAGAAGATTAGCAGCAGAGCGTCGTCAAAGGGAAGCAGAAAGCCTTAAACCAACGGCTGTGACTATTCCCGTTAATCCCGAGCCTGTGCGATCGCCAGAGTCGCAGATAAATTCACCCGAACCTGTTACAACTCCAGTGCAGCCAATTATCAATTCGCCAGCCCCAACTGTTACCGAACCAGTCGTACAGCAACTTATCGAACCAGTGGTGGATAATCCTTCTCCCATTGCACCATCATCTCCTTCTATCGAGGCTACACCTACTCCAGATAAAACTCCATCATCTCCATAG
- a CDS encoding hybrid sensor histidine kinase/response regulator — translation MSSANPELILIVDDTPINLDVISDALIDAGFEVAIATSGERMFKQLQWSVPDLILLDVRMPIMNGFEVCQRLKSMESFKEIPIIFMTSLSDMESKTKGFELGAVDYVTKPFQEVEVLARIKTHLQLRRLTKNLEHQVWQRTVDLEKANQQLAEYSLTLENRVEERTAALREAQERVIAQEKLASLGTLTAGVAHELRNPLNFVKNYAEGSIGLAQDLFEILQPTIHSIEFAKAQHVQTLIADLQENATTICRHSMRADAIITSMMQHAHTDNERPKVQLILVNDLLKEAVKLSCYNRQMQDSNFQIKICTDYALDVGKIEAIASNLMRAFINLIDNAYDALHFKHSELASDNHQYDEGYTPTLRISTKLVDNHVEIRIHDNGCGIEPQIKSKILDPFFTTKPPGSGTGLGLSLTHDILVKQHHGSIAIASKSGEFTEIVVTLPLNLL, via the coding sequence ATGTCTTCCGCTAACCCTGAATTAATTTTGATTGTCGATGATACACCTATTAATTTAGATGTTATTTCCGATGCTTTGATTGATGCGGGGTTTGAAGTGGCGATCGCTACTAGCGGCGAAAGGATGTTTAAACAGTTGCAATGGTCAGTACCAGATCTAATTTTATTAGACGTGAGAATGCCCATCATGAATGGGTTTGAAGTATGTCAACGTTTGAAATCGATGGAAAGCTTCAAAGAGATTCCGATTATCTTTATGACATCTCTATCTGATATGGAAAGCAAAACGAAAGGATTTGAGTTGGGAGCCGTTGATTATGTGACTAAACCTTTTCAAGAAGTCGAAGTCTTAGCACGCATCAAAACCCATTTGCAACTACGCCGCTTAACCAAAAATTTAGAACATCAGGTTTGGCAACGCACGGTCGATCTAGAAAAGGCTAATCAACAACTTGCAGAATATTCGTTAACCCTAGAAAATCGTGTAGAAGAAAGAACTGCGGCTTTAAGAGAAGCCCAAGAACGAGTTATCGCCCAAGAAAAATTAGCATCTTTAGGTACGCTCACGGCTGGAGTCGCCCATGAATTGCGAAACCCTCTCAACTTTGTCAAAAACTATGCTGAAGGATCGATCGGACTGGCTCAGGACTTATTTGAAATTCTCCAACCCACAATCCATTCTATTGAGTTTGCTAAAGCTCAACATGTCCAAACATTAATTGCAGATTTGCAAGAAAATGCTACTACGATTTGTCGTCATAGTATGAGAGCAGACGCAATCATCACTAGCATGATGCAACATGCACATACTGACAATGAGCGTCCCAAGGTTCAACTTATATTAGTTAATGACTTATTGAAGGAAGCCGTGAAATTGTCTTGCTACAATAGGCAGATGCAAGATAGCAACTTCCAAATCAAAATTTGTACAGACTATGCTTTAGATGTCGGCAAGATCGAGGCGATCGCTAGTAATTTAATGCGGGCTTTTATTAACTTGATCGATAATGCCTATGATGCGCTTCATTTTAAACATTCTGAGCTAGCTAGTGATAACCATCAGTATGATGAAGGATATACCCCAACCTTAAGAATCTCCACAAAGTTAGTTGATAATCATGTCGAGATTCGGATTCATGACAATGGATGTGGGATTGAACCACAAATAAAATCAAAAATTCTTGATCCTTTCTTTACAACTAAACCTCCTGGTTCGGGAACGGGTTTAGGACTTTCGCTAACCCATGACATTCTCGTTAAACAACATCATGGCTCCATAGCGATCGCCAGTAAATCAGGTGAATTTACGGAGATCGTGGTCACATTACCTCTAAACCTGTTATGA